One genomic segment of Pleurocapsa minor HA4230-MV1 includes these proteins:
- a CDS encoding 50S ribosomal protein L23 yields MVTRYKERDLADLILKPIITEKGTIQMELGKYVFDVLPKATKPDIRAAIESLFDVTVVKVNTLTLPRKKRRVGKFVGYKAQYKRAIVTLKEGDSIALFPDV; encoded by the coding sequence ATAGTGACTAGGTATAAAGAAAGAGATTTAGCCGACTTAATCCTTAAACCGATTATTACCGAAAAAGGCACAATCCAAATGGAGCTAGGTAAGTACGTTTTTGATGTCTTACCCAAAGCGACCAAACCTGATATTAGAGCAGCCATTGAAAGCTTGTTTGATGTCACCGTGGTTAAGGTAAACACCTTGACCCTACCTCGTAAAAAGCGTCGCGTTGGTAAATTTGTAGGATACAAGGCTCAATACAAAAGAGCAATTGTGACCTTGAAAGAAGGTGATTCCATCGCCTTATTCCCTGACGTATAA
- the rplD gene encoding 50S ribosomal protein L4 — MVNCVVKNWQGEDVGETSFELKVAKPENAEHIVHRSAVRQLNNARQGTASSKTRAEVRGGGRKPWRQKGTGRARAGSIRSPLWRGGGVIFGPKPRDYSTKMNRKERRLALRTAFSSRLEDMVVVENFGAELDRPKTKEVLAALERWGIGADEKVLLILKEVSDNVNLSTRNIAKVKMIKATNLNVIDVLHANKIVVSKDALEQIQEVYSD, encoded by the coding sequence ATGGTTAATTGTGTAGTCAAAAATTGGCAGGGGGAAGATGTAGGCGAGACATCTTTTGAGCTAAAAGTAGCAAAGCCAGAGAATGCTGAACATATTGTGCATCGCTCAGCAGTTCGTCAGCTAAATAATGCTCGCCAAGGAACAGCTTCCAGTAAAACTCGTGCGGAAGTCCGTGGTGGTGGACGCAAGCCTTGGAGACAAAAAGGAACTGGTCGCGCTCGTGCTGGTTCGATTCGTTCTCCACTGTGGCGTGGTGGTGGTGTAATTTTTGGGCCAAAACCCAGAGACTACAGCACCAAGATGAATCGTAAGGAAAGACGCTTAGCGCTGAGAACAGCATTTAGTTCTCGTCTAGAAGACATGGTTGTCGTCGAGAATTTTGGTGCTGAGCTTGACCGTCCTAAAACTAAAGAGGTTCTTGCCGCTTTAGAGCGTTGGGGTATCGGTGCCGACGAAAAAGTGTTGTTGATCCTCAAAGAAGTTTCCGACAACGTAAATCTGTCCACCCGCAACATCGCTAAAGTCAAAATGATTAAAGCGACTAATCTTAACGTGATCGATGTGCTTCACGCTAATAAAATTGTCGTCTCCAAAGACGCTTTAGAACAGATCCAGGAGGTTTATAGTGACTAG
- the rpsE gene encoding 30S ribosomal protein S5, which translates to MAKANNKSRKKGRAKEKDSAWQERVVQIRRVSKVVKGGKKLSFRAIVVVGNEKGQVGVGVGKAADVIGAVRKGVADAKKQLVEVSLTKSNSIVHVTNGIAGGAKVFMRPASPGTGVIAGGAVRTVLELAGVKNILAKQLGSNSPLNNARAAVDALAGLRTFGEVAKERNIPIEQLYA; encoded by the coding sequence ATGGCTAAAGCTAATAATAAGTCACGCAAGAAAGGACGTGCTAAGGAGAAAGATTCCGCCTGGCAGGAGCGGGTGGTGCAGATTCGCCGAGTCAGCAAGGTAGTCAAGGGTGGTAAAAAACTCAGCTTCCGAGCGATCGTTGTTGTCGGTAACGAAAAAGGACAGGTAGGCGTTGGTGTAGGCAAAGCTGCTGACGTAATTGGTGCAGTCCGTAAAGGAGTCGCCGATGCGAAGAAACAGCTAGTAGAAGTGTCTTTAACCAAGTCCAATTCAATTGTTCACGTTACTAACGGGATTGCTGGTGGCGCCAAAGTATTTATGCGTCCTGCTTCTCCTGGTACTGGGGTAATTGCTGGTGGTGCGGTGCGTACCGTGCTAGAACTTGCTGGAGTCAAAAACATTTTGGCAAAACAGTTAGGTTCTAATAGCCCTTTAAATAATGCTAGAGCAGCGGTTGATGCCTTGGCTGGTCTTCGTACTTTTGGCGAAGTAGCAAAGGAAAGGAATATTCCGATTGAACAACTGTACGCCTAG
- a CDS encoding acyl-CoA thioesterase, with protein MKFDYLRRIYLSDTDAAGVVYFAKGLEICHQAYEESLTQAGISLKQMIEEGKTALPIVHAEIDFLRPLFCGDQIQIGLVASLIDQREFAIAYQISPVDNLEQILVKAQTRHVCINPQIRQKRDLPAIMLEWLGI; from the coding sequence ATGAAATTTGATTATTTACGGCGAATTTATTTAAGCGATACCGATGCAGCAGGAGTAGTTTATTTTGCCAAAGGATTAGAAATCTGCCATCAAGCCTATGAAGAGTCGTTGACTCAGGCAGGAATTAGCCTGAAGCAGATGATCGAAGAGGGAAAGACTGCCTTACCGATTGTTCATGCAGAGATCGATTTTTTGCGTCCTCTTTTTTGCGGGGATCAAATCCAGATCGGCTTAGTTGCCAGTTTAATCGATCAGCGTGAATTTGCGATCGCCTATCAGATATCTCCTGTCGATAATTTAGAACAAATTTTAGTTAAGGCTCAAACTCGTCATGTTTGTATCAATCCTCAAATTAGACAGAAAAGAGATTTACCAGCAATCATGCTTGAGTGGTTAGGAATTTAA
- the rpsH gene encoding 30S ribosomal protein S8: protein MAATDTISDMLTRIRNACMVKHQTTKVPSTRMTKAIAQVLQSEGFIASFEETGEIPQKFIEISLKYKGRNRQPIISTLKRVSKPGLRVYSRKQDIPRVLGGIGIAIVSTSRGVMTDREARSQGIGGEILCYVW, encoded by the coding sequence ATGGCAGCAACCGATACTATTTCAGATATGCTGACCCGCATTCGCAATGCCTGTATGGTCAAGCATCAAACCACCAAAGTTCCTTCCACTCGCATGACAAAAGCGATCGCCCAAGTTTTGCAAAGTGAAGGCTTTATCGCTAGTTTTGAGGAAACAGGGGAAATACCCCAAAAATTTATTGAAATTTCTCTAAAGTATAAAGGTAGAAATCGCCAACCGATCATCAGTACCCTAAAGCGAGTTAGTAAACCTGGACTTAGAGTCTATTCTCGCAAGCAAGATATTCCTCGTGTATTGGGCGGTATTGGTATTGCGATCGTTTCCACTTCCCGTGGAGTAATGACCGATAGAGAAGCTCGCAGTCAAGGAATTGGCGGTGAAATTCTCTGTTATGTCTGGTAA
- the rplC gene encoding 50S ribosomal protein L3: MSVGILGTKLGMTQVFDPESGNAIPVTVVQAGPCIVTQIKTKETDGYSSIQVGYGEVKEKALSKPELGHLNKAGATPLRHLKEYRLEDTGSYELGKALDIAEIFNTETTVDVSGKTMGRGFAGYHKRHNFHRGLMSHGSKSHRAPGSTGAGTTPGRTYPGKKMAGRYGGKQVTTRKLKVVRVDAEQNLLLIKGAIPGKPGSLLSISPSKIVG; the protein is encoded by the coding sequence GTGTCTGTCGGTATCCTTGGCACTAAGTTAGGTATGACTCAGGTTTTCGATCCAGAATCTGGGAATGCAATTCCCGTTACTGTGGTTCAAGCTGGGCCCTGTATCGTTACTCAAATCAAAACTAAAGAAACGGATGGCTATAGTTCCATTCAAGTTGGGTACGGTGAAGTAAAAGAAAAAGCTTTATCCAAACCTGAATTGGGTCACTTAAATAAAGCAGGTGCAACTCCTCTACGTCATCTCAAAGAGTATCGTCTTGAAGATACAGGAAGCTATGAGCTAGGAAAAGCTTTAGACATTGCTGAAATTTTCAATACAGAAACAACGGTTGATGTTAGTGGTAAAACCATGGGTCGTGGTTTTGCAGGTTATCATAAGCGCCACAATTTTCACCGTGGTTTAATGAGTCACGGTTCTAAAAGCCACCGTGCGCCTGGTTCTACTGGTGCAGGTACTACTCCTGGTCGTACCTATCCTGGTAAAAAAATGGCTGGACGTTATGGTGGAAAGCAAGTAACTACTCGCAAGCTGAAAGTTGTCAGAGTTGACGCAGAACAGAATTTACTACTGATTAAAGGAGCAATTCCTGGTAAGCCTGGCTCTCTTTTAAGTATCTCTCCCAGCAAGATTGTGGGATAG
- the rplV gene encoding 50S ribosomal protein L22 — MAIDTSNEVKAIAKYIRMSPFKVRRVLDQIRGRQYREALIILEFMPYKSCDPILKALRSAVANAEHNNGLDPATLVVSKAFADGGPVLKRYRPRAQGRAYQIRKPTCHITVAVAPEVTD, encoded by the coding sequence ATGGCAATAGATACAAGTAACGAAGTTAAGGCGATCGCCAAATATATTCGGATGTCCCCGTTTAAGGTCAGACGAGTTTTAGACCAAATTCGCGGTCGTCAATATCGAGAAGCTCTAATTATTTTAGAGTTCATGCCCTATAAATCCTGTGACCCAATTTTAAAAGCATTGCGGTCAGCAGTAGCTAATGCAGAACATAACAATGGTTTAGATCCTGCAACTTTGGTAGTCAGTAAAGCTTTTGCTGATGGTGGCCCTGTTCTCAAACGTTATCGCCCCAGAGCGCAAGGTAGAGCTTATCAAATCCGCAAGCCAACCTGTCATATTACTGTAGCCGTAGCGCCAGAAGTAACCGATTAA
- a CDS encoding methyltransferase domain-containing protein, with translation MANNSVDPQNPTGWFEPLYAEAKGDTARVPWAKNQAHPYLQQWLNASPQAQGKTALVIGCGLGDDAELLNSIGYQVTAFDISPTAIAWCQQRFPQSTVNYLVADLFNLDPQWQGKFDFVFECRTIQALPLNVRSLVIQKIAALIAPNGTLLVVTRHREANTIPDGPPWALSTVELSQFTELGLTQVSCDRFIEGEQTQIEQYLLEYRN, from the coding sequence TTGGCTAACAATTCAGTAGACCCGCAAAATCCGACTGGTTGGTTTGAACCTTTATATGCAGAGGCAAAAGGTGATACAGCGCGAGTACCCTGGGCAAAAAATCAGGCTCATCCTTATCTACAGCAGTGGTTAAACGCTTCACCTCAAGCACAGGGCAAAACCGCTTTAGTGATTGGTTGTGGTTTAGGAGACGATGCTGAGCTGCTTAATAGTATAGGTTATCAAGTGACGGCATTTGATATTTCCCCAACAGCGATCGCTTGGTGTCAACAAAGATTTCCTCAATCTACAGTCAATTATCTAGTAGCAGATCTATTTAACCTCGATCCCCAATGGCAAGGCAAGTTTGATTTTGTCTTTGAATGTCGCACGATTCAGGCATTACCTTTAAATGTGCGATCGCTTGTTATCCAAAAAATTGCTGCTTTAATCGCGCCCAACGGAACACTTCTAGTTGTTACTCGTCACCGTGAGGCTAATACGATCCCAGATGGGCCACCTTGGGCATTATCCACTGTCGAATTGTCACAATTTACTGAATTAGGATTAACTCAAGTGAGTTGCGATCGCTTTATTGAAGGGGAGCAAACTCAGATTGAACAGTATCTTCTTGAATATCGCAATTAA
- the rplR gene encoding 50S ribosomal protein L18 — protein sequence MKLSRKESVKRRHRRVRKKVSGTPERPRLCVFRSNNHIYAQVIDDVAQHTLAAASDFNVETKGSTCAVSAEVGKLVAQRALEKGVAKVVFDRGGNLYHGRVKALAEAAREAGLDF from the coding sequence ATGAAGCTTTCACGCAAAGAATCAGTAAAACGCCGTCACCGACGGGTACGTAAAAAAGTCAGTGGTACTCCCGAACGCCCTCGTTTGTGCGTGTTCCGTTCCAATAATCATATTTATGCCCAGGTCATTGATGATGTCGCGCAGCATACCCTAGCAGCAGCATCAGACTTTAATGTTGAAACTAAAGGTTCCACCTGTGCTGTTTCGGCTGAAGTTGGTAAACTGGTAGCCCAAAGAGCTTTAGAAAAAGGCGTGGCGAAAGTAGTATTCGATCGCGGTGGTAATCTCTATCATGGTCGAGTTAAAGCTTTGGCTGAAGCAGCTCGCGAAGCTGGATTAGATTTTTAG
- the rpsS gene encoding 30S ribosomal protein S19 translates to MSRSLKKGPFIADSLLKKIERLNANNKKEVIKTWSRASTILPLMVGHTIAVHNGRQHIPVFVSDQMVGHKLGEFAPTRTFRGHAKGDKKGRR, encoded by the coding sequence ATGAGCCGTTCTTTAAAAAAAGGGCCCTTCATCGCTGACAGCCTGCTCAAAAAAATTGAAAGGTTGAACGCCAATAACAAAAAAGAAGTAATCAAAACTTGGTCTAGAGCTTCAACCATTTTACCCTTAATGGTAGGACACACGATCGCTGTACATAACGGTCGCCAACACATTCCTGTATTTGTCAGCGATCAAATGGTAGGACATAAACTAGGAGAATTTGCTCCTACCCGTACCTTTAGGGGTCATGCTAAAGGCGACAAAAAAGGGAGACGCTAG
- the rplN gene encoding 50S ribosomal protein L14 — protein sequence MIQQQTYLNVADNSGARKLMCLRVIGKGNSPYAFIGDVVVAVVKDALPNMGVKKSEVVKAVIVRTKQSVNRPSGMSIRFDDNAAVIINEQGNPRGTRVFGPVARELRERNFTKIVSLAPEVI from the coding sequence ATGATTCAACAACAGACCTATTTAAACGTCGCAGATAACAGTGGCGCTCGTAAGCTAATGTGTTTGCGTGTCATTGGCAAGGGCAACAGTCCTTATGCCTTTATTGGCGATGTCGTCGTGGCGGTAGTCAAAGATGCTCTCCCCAATATGGGAGTCAAAAAATCTGAGGTCGTCAAAGCAGTGATTGTCAGAACTAAGCAGTCCGTCAATCGTCCTAGCGGTATGAGCATTCGTTTTGACGATAATGCAGCCGTGATCATTAACGAGCAGGGCAATCCTAGAGGGACTAGGGTTTTTGGCCCTGTGGCAAGAGAATTAAGAGAGCGTAACTTTACCAAAATTGTCTCTTTAGCTCCAGAGGTAATATAA
- a CDS encoding Uma2 family endonuclease, translating into MNSYTLNLKPLANKITVEHFEQLCQLNPELKLETNYRGELIIMSPTGYETGMNNAGLIAQFWNWNRQDRLGIVCDSSTGFILPNGAIRSPDVSWIAQARVAQFSKEEKAKFLPLTPDFVLELMSPSDQLKTLQAKMTSDPASSEGARAPVRFIRERARMQEYRDNGVKLGWLINPQQQQVEIYRPAKPVEVVNQPSFLSGEDILPNLVIELDFIWQ; encoded by the coding sequence ATGAATAGCTACACTCTTAACCTAAAACCACTAGCCAATAAGATTACAGTTGAACATTTCGAGCAACTATGTCAGCTTAATCCTGAACTAAAGCTAGAAACGAACTATCGAGGAGAATTGATTATTATGTCTCCAACTGGATATGAGACTGGGATGAATAATGCTGGATTAATTGCTCAATTTTGGAATTGGAATCGACAAGATCGATTAGGGATAGTTTGTGATTCGTCTACAGGGTTTATCCTCCCCAACGGTGCAATTCGTTCTCCTGATGTTAGTTGGATTGCTCAAGCGAGAGTTGCTCAATTTAGTAAGGAAGAGAAAGCTAAATTTTTACCTCTCACGCCAGATTTTGTCTTAGAGTTAATGTCTCCTAGCGATCAATTGAAAACTCTTCAAGCAAAGATGACGAGCGACCCCGCGTCGTCCGAAGGCGCAAGGGCGCCAGTGCGGTTTATCCGTGAACGCGCGAGGATGCAGGAATATCGAGATAATGGAGTTAAATTAGGCTGGCTAATTAATCCGCAGCAGCAGCAAGTAGAAATCTATCGTCCAGCTAAACCAGTAGAAGTAGTTAATCAACCCAGTTTTTTATCTGGAGAAGACATATTGCCTAATTTAGTTATCGAGTTAGATTTTATCTGGCAATAG
- the rpsC gene encoding 30S ribosomal protein S3, translating into MGQKIHPTGFRLGVTKEHQSCWYADSKRYPELLQEDRLIREYVNKELNNAGIAQVKIERKADQIDLAINTARPGVVVGRGGSGIEKLRTELQEKVGNNRQIRINVIEVPRVDADAALIAEYICQQLERRVSFRRVVRQAIQRAQRAEVLGIKIQVSGRLNGAEIARTEWVREGRVPLHTLRADIDYSYRTALTIYGILGVKVWVFKGEIIPGQEEAAAPTQAPRRQRRRQKFDDRSE; encoded by the coding sequence GTGGGACAGAAGATACACCCAACAGGCTTTCGTTTAGGAGTCACCAAAGAACACCAATCTTGTTGGTATGCGGACTCTAAACGTTATCCCGAACTACTACAAGAAGATCGCTTAATTAGAGAATACGTCAACAAAGAGTTGAACAATGCAGGTATTGCTCAAGTCAAAATCGAGCGCAAAGCAGATCAAATTGACCTGGCAATTAATACCGCTAGACCTGGGGTAGTAGTAGGTCGTGGTGGTTCAGGAATTGAAAAACTACGGACAGAGCTACAAGAGAAAGTCGGCAATAACCGTCAGATTCGCATTAACGTCATTGAAGTTCCTCGCGTCGATGCGGATGCTGCCTTGATCGCTGAGTATATCTGTCAACAACTTGAGCGTCGGGTTTCCTTTCGCCGAGTGGTTCGTCAAGCGATTCAAAGAGCGCAACGAGCTGAAGTTTTGGGGATTAAAATCCAGGTTAGCGGTCGCTTAAACGGTGCAGAAATTGCCCGTACAGAATGGGTCAGGGAAGGTCGAGTCCCACTACATACCCTCAGAGCTGATATTGATTACTCCTACCGTACCGCTTTGACCATCTATGGGATTTTAGGTGTCAAGGTCTGGGTCTTCAAAGGCGAAATCATTCCTGGACAAGAAGAAGCCGCTGCGCCTACTCAAGCTCCTCGCCGTCAACGTCGCCGTCAAAAATTTGACGATCGCTCAGAGTAA
- the rplO gene encoding 50S ribosomal protein L15 — MKLENLSPKEGSKRRKRRVGRGISAGQGASCGFGMRGQKSRSGTGTKAGFEGGQMPLYRRVPKLKHFTLVNQKHYTTINVEALGSLPANTDVTLGSLLENGIATSNDGPLKILGNGELSVALNVKAVAFTKSAAQKIEAAGGSCEVIAK; from the coding sequence ATGAAACTAGAAAATCTTAGCCCTAAAGAAGGGTCAAAAAGGCGTAAGCGCCGAGTGGGTCGTGGGATCTCCGCTGGTCAAGGTGCTAGCTGTGGTTTTGGTATGCGGGGTCAAAAGTCCCGTTCTGGTACTGGAACTAAAGCTGGTTTTGAAGGTGGTCAAATGCCCCTTTATCGTCGAGTTCCTAAGCTCAAACATTTTACTCTGGTTAATCAGAAGCATTACACTACCATCAACGTTGAAGCTTTAGGCTCATTGCCTGCTAATACGGATGTCACTCTAGGATCGTTATTAGAAAATGGCATTGCCACCAGTAATGACGGCCCACTAAAAATTTTAGGGAATGGTGAATTAAGTGTCGCGCTAAATGTCAAAGCAGTAGCATTTACTAAAAGTGCAGCGCAAAAAATTGAAGCTGCTGGCGGTAGTTGTGAAGTTATTGCCAAGTAA
- the rplP gene encoding 50S ribosomal protein L16 — MLSPRRTKYRKQHRGRMRGMAYRGNTLNFGDYALQATEPSWITARQIEAARRAMTRYVKRGGKIWIRIFPDKPVTMRPAETRMGSGKGSPEFWVAVVKPGRVMFEMAGVPEDIAKEAMRLAAQKLPIKTKFITRDEDYM; from the coding sequence ATGCTTAGTCCCAGAAGAACGAAATATCGTAAACAACACCGTGGTCGGATGAGAGGGATGGCGTACCGTGGTAACACTCTTAACTTCGGTGATTATGCCCTACAGGCGACTGAACCTTCCTGGATCACTGCGCGTCAAATAGAGGCTGCTCGTCGAGCCATGACGCGCTATGTAAAACGGGGTGGAAAAATTTGGATTAGGATCTTTCCTGACAAGCCTGTTACCATGCGTCCAGCTGAAACCAGGATGGGTTCGGGTAAAGGTTCACCTGAATTTTGGGTGGCGGTAGTCAAACCAGGCAGGGTCATGTTTGAAATGGCTGGAGTCCCTGAAGACATAGCCAAAGAGGCGATGCGCTTAGCTGCTCAAAAACTACCCATCAAGACTAAATTTATTACTCGCGATGAGGATTATATGTAA
- the rplF gene encoding 50S ribosomal protein L6, whose translation MSRIGKLPIPIPDKVSAQISGQHVTIKGPKGTLEREIPEPIEVKQEGDNIIVRPTNDSRIGRQRHGLCRTLVANMVDGVSQGFQKRLLIQGVGYRAQAQGKKLTLNVGYSKPVDMEMPDGIDVAVENRNTEVIISGISKEIVGNVAARIRAVRPPEPYKGKGIRYFDEQVRRKAGKTGK comes from the coding sequence ATGTCTCGTATTGGCAAACTGCCGATTCCCATACCTGATAAAGTGAGCGCTCAAATTTCAGGGCAACACGTTACGATTAAAGGGCCAAAAGGTACTCTAGAACGAGAAATTCCTGAACCAATTGAAGTCAAGCAGGAGGGAGATAACATCATTGTCCGCCCAACTAATGATTCTCGGATTGGTCGTCAGCGTCATGGTTTATGCCGTACCCTAGTGGCAAACATGGTAGACGGTGTATCCCAAGGATTTCAAAAACGGTTGTTAATTCAAGGCGTTGGTTACAGAGCGCAGGCCCAAGGCAAAAAACTAACTCTTAATGTTGGTTATAGCAAACCTGTAGACATGGAGATGCCAGACGGTATCGATGTAGCCGTAGAAAATAGAAACACTGAAGTCATTATTAGTGGCATCAGTAAAGAGATAGTTGGCAACGTTGCAGCTCGGATTAGAGCAGTTAGACCACCTGAACCTTATAAAGGCAAGGGAATACGCTACTTTGATGAGCAAGTAAGACGCAAAGCTGGTAAGACAGGTAAGTAG
- the rplE gene encoding 50S ribosomal protein L5: protein MPKPLKTRYLEDIVPKLTEQFSFTNVHQVPKVVKIVINRGLGEASQNAKALESSINEMMVITGQKPVVTRAKKAIAGFKIRQGMPVGIMVTLRGEKMYAFLDRLIALALPRIRDFRGISPKSFDGRGNYSLGVREQLMFPEIDYDSIDQIRGMDISIVTSAANDEEGRALLKEMGMPFREN from the coding sequence ATGCCAAAACCACTTAAAACTAGATATTTAGAAGATATCGTTCCCAAGCTAACAGAACAGTTTAGCTTTACTAACGTTCACCAAGTTCCCAAGGTAGTCAAAATCGTGATTAATCGCGGTTTAGGAGAGGCATCACAAAATGCCAAGGCTTTAGAATCTTCAATTAACGAAATGATGGTAATTACAGGGCAAAAACCAGTAGTCACCAGAGCTAAAAAAGCGATCGCTGGATTTAAAATTCGTCAAGGAATGCCCGTAGGGATTATGGTGACTCTTCGTGGCGAAAAAATGTATGCTTTTCTAGATCGATTAATCGCCTTGGCTTTGCCTCGAATTCGTGACTTTCGGGGGATTAGTCCCAAAAGTTTTGATGGTCGCGGCAACTATAGTCTAGGAGTTCGAGAACAGCTAATGTTCCCTGAAATTGACTACGATAGCATCGATCAAATTAGAGGGATGGATATTTCCATCGTCACTTCCGCAGCTAACGATGAAGAAGGGCGAGCTTTACTCAAAGAAATGGGAATGCCTTTTCGTGAAAATTAA
- the rpmC gene encoding 50S ribosomal protein L29: MALPKIEDARKLDGDDLSAEILAVKRELFQLRLEQATRRLEKPHLFKHAKHRLAQLLTVEREREIATAKGE; the protein is encoded by the coding sequence ATGGCTCTACCTAAGATTGAAGACGCTAGAAAACTAGATGGGGATGATCTCTCAGCAGAAATTTTAGCGGTTAAGCGAGAGTTATTTCAACTGAGGTTAGAACAGGCGACTCGCCGTTTAGAAAAACCTCACTTATTCAAGCACGCCAAACACCGTTTGGCACAACTATTAACCGTAGAACGTGAGCGCGAAATCGCTACTGCAAAAGGAGAATAG
- the rpsQ gene encoding 30S ribosomal protein S17 — protein sequence MAVKERVGDVVSDKMDKTIVVAIENRSPHPKYGKIVVRTKKYKVHDAENQCKIGDRVRIKETRPLSKTKRWTVEEIIESKQN from the coding sequence ATGGCAGTAAAAGAAAGAGTTGGAGACGTAGTGAGCGACAAAATGGATAAAACCATTGTCGTGGCAATTGAAAACCGTTCTCCCCACCCCAAGTACGGCAAAATTGTCGTCCGAACCAAAAAGTACAAGGTACATGATGCCGAGAACCAATGCAAAATTGGCGATCGCGTACGCATCAAAGAAACTCGTCCCCTCAGTAAAACTAAACGCTGGACGGTCGAGGAAATTATTGAATCCAAACAAAATTAA
- the rplB gene encoding 50S ribosomal protein L2 yields the protein MGTRSFKPYTPGTRQAVVPDFAEITKSNPEKSLTKYKHRKKGRNNRGVITSRRRGGGHKRLYRIIDFRRDKRNIQGEVIAIEYDPNRNARIALVQYEDGEKRYILAAVGMQVGTPIIASEDAPIEVGNALPLSKMPLGETVHNIELVAGRGGQIVRAAGAAAKVMAKEGDYVTIGLPSKEVRMVRKECYATIGQVGNVEYRNLKLGKAGKMRHRGRRPEVRGSAMNPCDHPHGGGEGRAPIGRSGPVSPWGKPALGKKTRKKNKPSNRLIIRRRR from the coding sequence ATGGGTACTCGTTCATTTAAACCATACACACCAGGGACTCGCCAAGCAGTAGTCCCCGATTTTGCGGAAATTACCAAGAGTAACCCCGAAAAATCGTTAACCAAATATAAGCACCGTAAAAAAGGTCGTAACAACCGTGGTGTAATTACTAGTCGTCGTCGTGGTGGCGGACATAAACGTCTCTATCGGATCATCGATTTCCGCCGTGACAAACGTAATATTCAAGGTGAAGTAATTGCGATCGAATACGATCCTAACCGTAATGCTCGTATTGCTTTAGTGCAGTACGAAGATGGCGAAAAACGCTATATTTTGGCAGCGGTGGGGATGCAGGTTGGGACACCAATTATTGCCAGTGAAGACGCGCCGATTGAAGTCGGGAATGCTTTACCCTTGAGCAAAATGCCCTTGGGTGAAACAGTTCATAACATTGAATTAGTAGCAGGTAGAGGTGGACAAATTGTGCGCGCTGCTGGTGCTGCTGCTAAAGTTATGGCCAAAGAAGGTGACTACGTTACTATTGGTCTTCCCTCCAAAGAAGTCAGAATGGTGCGTAAAGAATGTTACGCCACTATCGGACAGGTAGGCAACGTCGAATACCGCAACTTGAAGCTCGGTAAAGCAGGTAAGATGCGTCACCGTGGCAGAAGACCTGAAGTTCGTGGTAGTGCGATGAACCCCTGCGATCACCCTCATGGTGGTGGTGAAGGCCGCGCTCCTATCGGTAGAAGTGGGCCTGTATCTCCTTGGGGTAAGCCAGCCTTGGGTAAGAAAACTCGCAAGAAAAACAAACCCAGCAACAGGCTAATTATTCGTCGTCGTCGTTAA
- the rplX gene encoding 50S ribosomal protein L24, protein MAKTKKTAIRQKMHVRKGDTIQVISGRDKGKVGEITTVNPKTSQVTIEGVNVRTKHVKPQQEGESGQIITFEAPIHSSNVMLYSTKEKTVSRVGYTFTEDGRKVRMLRKTGEIID, encoded by the coding sequence ATGGCGAAAACTAAAAAAACAGCAATCCGTCAAAAAATGCACGTCAGGAAAGGAGATACTATCCAAGTTATCTCTGGACGGGATAAGGGCAAAGTAGGTGAGATTACCACCGTGAATCCCAAGACTAGTCAAGTGACTATCGAAGGAGTAAACGTTCGCACCAAGCACGTCAAGCCCCAGCAAGAAGGAGAATCGGGTCAGATTATCACCTTTGAAGCACCGATCCATAGCTCTAACGTCATGCTGTACTCCACCAAGGAGAAAACGGTTAGTCGAGTAGGCTATACCTTCACAGAAGACGGTCGCAAAGTGCGTATGCTGAGAAAAACAGGCGAAATCATCGATTAA